In the Wyeomyia smithii strain HCP4-BCI-WySm-NY-G18 chromosome 2, ASM2978416v1, whole genome shotgun sequence genome, one interval contains:
- the LOC129725266 gene encoding troponin C, isoallergen Bla g 6.0101-like — protein sequence MAMDPKAQELSKDQLKVLKDAFDAFDKDKTGSIPTDVVGTILELLGHTLTEEELEDVIDEYDEDESGQLEFNEFVQLASNYVEPEEDYDALRKELREVFMMYDKEAKGFIPVDAFKQILRELDGAVPEEELDDIVDEIDADGSGTVDFEEFMEVMTDRDPNKD from the exons ATGGCAATGGATCCCAAAGCG CAAGAACTCAGCAAAGACCAGTTGAAAG TACTAAAAGACGCCTTCGATGCATTCGACAAGGACAAAACGGGCAGCATTCCAACGGACGTAGTCGGCACCATCCTGGAACTGTTGGGGCATACGCTGACGGAGGAAGAGCTGGAGGATGTGATCGACGAGTACGACGAGGATGAGTCCGGCCAACTGGAATTTAACGAGTTTGTACAGCTAGCGTCGAACTACGTGGAACCTGAGGAAGACTACGATGCACTGCGGAAGGAGCTTAGGGAGGTCTTCATGATGTACGATAAGGAAG CTAAGGGTTTTATTCCAGTAGATGCATTCAAACAAATCCTTAGAGAGTTAGACGGAGCGGTACCAGAGGAAGAACTAGATGATATTGTAGATGAGATTGATGCGGACGGATCGGGAACGGTAGACTTCGAAG AATTCATGGAAGTCATGACAG